Below is a window of Photobacterium atrarenae DNA.
TCCGGGACAGGCTGCCCATAATCACCAGGTCAATGTCGTGATTGTTGATATACTCCGGCAGCACGGTTTTGGCACTGCCTTCCAGCATAATCATCTGCATCGGTACCCGGTTACGCGAATAGTCAGCCATCAGTTGTGCCAGTCGGTCTTCCCGAACATCGCGGAGCTGTTGGGCGATCACTGCAATCTCCAGATCGCTGCAACGGCTCCACTCGCGCAGATAGCCTTCACTTTCCAGTTCCCAGGCGTGGCACAGCGACAGCCGGGCTTCATTGATGAGGGCAAACTCATAGGCATACTGCAGCAGTTTTTCATTCAGCGCAGTATTGTCGACGTGGGTGACATCCATTGAAACCAGGATATTGTCGAGTTTCGGCGTCTCCTGCTGCTGATGCAGTGCCCAGATTGGCACTTCGGACTCACGCATCAGGTGCCGGGTGGAAGTGCCCCATTGGCAGGCTGATTCTTTGTGAACCCGGTGGGCATCAATCACGATCATATCCACCTGAAGCTGCGAGGCCGATTTAATGATCTCTACATAAGGCACCCCGGTCACCACCTGAGTGTGAAAATCAATATCCGGATATTGGGATTGCAGCTGCTGTACGTGCTGATCCAACAGCTTCTGACATTCACGGGTGGCGTTTTCAAGCAAACTGAGAGTCGAAACCGAATAGCGGCTGAGATCCGCCAGTTCGGCTAACTCTTCGATCACGGTCAGGAGCGTCACACGGGCCTGCACCTGATTTGCCACATGCAGGGCCTGATGAAATGCAGCATCAAGCGCCTGTTTGGGGGCCAAGGGAAAAAGAAAGTGGCGGTAAGTCATTTCAGCCTCCGGAGCTCTGTTGGTCTATCAGACAGTTTGGTCTACCGGCGGCTGATTTTTCCACTTAGATCTGAAATTTATCGGTAGTTGGGTTGGCAAGGCGAAGGGGAAAACGGGCATGGAGTGATAAACCGCTGATCGGGATCAGCGGTCGGCATGGGTCCGGTAGTGATAACGCACGACTACCATCCCCTGATACTCAATTTGACCAGGATCGCGGGACAGCTCCTGAACGGTGACATAGCTGTCGTCGATCTTGACCGACCGGACATCGAGTCGGTTGACGGGCACCCGCAGGGTCCGGTGCAGCTGATAGGCACTCTGGCGTGACAATGCAGATTTGATTTGATGGCCCTGCTGATAGGCGGTTTCTTTGCTTGCCACCAGGTCGGTCCGCAGGGTTGAAGTGCCGTTCTGGCGTTGATAGCGGTCGATCGACTCAAAGTGATCGGCGGCAAGGCCGGTGCTCAATAAAGTGCCGAGAAATACCAGGGCGGGGATCGTGAGGTTTTTGTTCATAGCTGTTCTCCTCCACGCGAAGTCTGAGTATGTAAGACAGTGAGTCTGTCGCGGCTGGAGGAAATCGCGCAGTCTGCCTCGTGATGTGCCCCTACTTTTTGTGAGTTATTTTAGAACGCTAATTTATATTCCTAATTTTACGACTGAAGGTCCGGGGCCGCAAATCATGCGGGTCTGAAAGTCCCCCGAAAGAAGTAGTCGTCTGTCGTCGCGACGCTTTTAGTGCGTTTTATGTCGTAGACGGACAGCTTGATTTACCCAGAAGCGTCACATTTAAGGGGGACACCATAAGGGAATGAGGGCTACGAAATGACCAAGTACGACAGACGTTTACTGCAAGCTCGCGCTGGCGCCGCGCGGCATGAAAGCCGGGTGGATCAATCTCACCGCCGAGTGCCGATCAATCTCAGGCAATCCGGTCCGACGCCGGTCGAAATGCTGATTTCGACCCGGGTACGTAAATCGCCATACTGGCATTTATCGGTGGAAGCCGGTTGCTGGCGGGCGACCGTGTATAACCGGATTTATCACCCGCGTGGTTATGTGCTGCCGGAAGATGGCGGCGCCATGGTGGAGTATGACTCGCTGGTGAACGATGTCACGATGTGGAATGTGGCGGTGGAGCGCCAGATTCAGGTCAAGGGACCGGATGCCGAAGCCTTTGTCGATTACGTGATCACCCGCGACGCGACCAAGATCGAGCCCATGCACGGCAAATATGTGATTTTGTGCAACGACGAAGGCGGAATCCTTAATGATCCGGTGTTGCTGCGTCTGGCTGAGGATGAGTTCTGGTTCTCAATTTCCGACAGTGATCTGGAGATGTGGCTGCGCGGGGTCAATATCGGCAAGCAGTTCGATGTCTCGATCGCGGAAATTGATGTTGCCCCGGTGCAAATCCAGGGGCCGAGGTCGGAAGCCCTGATGGTGGATCTGTTCGGGAGTGCGGTCAGCGAAATTCCGTACTACGGCCTGATGGAAGCGGAGATCGCTGGCTGTGATGTGGTGATTTCGCAAACCGGCTTTACCGGAGAGAAAGGTTATGAAATCTACTGTCGCAATGTGACCGAAAATGCCGAAAAACTTTGGTACACCGTGTTGGAAGCCGGCAAAGCCCACAATCTGCGGGTGATCGCCCCGGCCCATCACCGCCGGATTGCCGCCGGGATCCTCTCCTGGGGACAGGATGTGGATCAGGAAACCCTGCCGTTCCAATGTAACCTGGCTTACCAGGTGCCGCGGAATAAAGCAGCGGATTATATCGGCAAAGCCGCGTTGGAGCAGGCCCGGACGCAGATTGAAGCTGGTAACCCGCCCTTTACCCTGACCATGGTCGGCCTGGTGCTGGGCGGCGAGCCGGTGACCGATTATGCCAACGACTTCTGGCTGGTGTATGACGAGGCTGAACAGGCACCTCTGGGCTATGTTTCTTCCCCTTGGTATTCACCGGAGCTGCAAACCAACATCGCCCTGGCGCATGTACCCTGGACAATGCGCTCGGTCGGGAACCGGTTCATGGTCGCACTGCCTTCGGAGTATGGCGGTGAGCTGGTGGCCGCGGAAGTGGTGAATGTCCCGTTCCGGCCTTCGGTGAACCCGAATTCGCGGGAAGTGGCGAAATCACGCGGCAGTGATTTTGTCGATTAGTCACTATGCACGAGAAGCTATGCGCGAAAAGCCATGCACCAAAAGCCATGCACGTAACGGGAGCAGTAATGAAGCCAGATGCCTTACAACATCCCGGTTGGGAGCATTACGAAGTCGATGTCGAGCCGACCATGCGCCAGCTGATGGCACAGGCTTCACTGGAAGCGACGCCGAGCCAGGTGCTGGGACTGGCCGCTGCGCCGGAATGGCTGATGCCGGGGACCCGGATTTATGTCCCCTTCCTGCCCAAAAGCCGGTTTGAGGAGACGCTGGCGGCCTGTGAGCGACTGCAACAGTGGGGGATGGTCGCCATTCCCCATATTCCGGCCCGTGCGGTCCCCGGGGAAGCGCAGTTATCGCAGTGGCTGACATCGCTGATCGGGCTCGGGGTCTATCACATCCTGCTGATTGCCGGCGAGCGGGCGACGCCTGCCGGGCCGTTTGCCAACACCCTGGCACTGCTGGCCTCCGGGATCCTGGCCCAGTTTCCGCTGCAGGGGATCGGGGTGGCAGGGCATCCGGAGGGGCATCCGGTGGCAACGCTCGATGAGCTATCCGATGCCCTGATCTTCAAACGGGAGTATGCCCGGGCCAACCAGGTTGAGTTATGGATTGTGACCCAGTTCAGCTTTGATCCCGATATCGTGATCCACTGGCTGGAAAGCTACCGTGAGCTGCTTGGTCCGGTGCCGGTGTATCTGGGGATGCCGGGGCCGACCCGGCTCAAGAACCTGCTGTTTTATGCCGCCCAGTGTGGCGTGGTGGCTTCCATGGCTGCCCTGCGCCGGAATATGAACGCCGCGCAATTGCTTAAGCCCTGGACGCCTGCGCCACTGGTTGAGGCCATGGCCCGGTATCAGATGATGAATCCGGCGACGCCGTTTCGCGGCATTCATTTGTATCCCTTCGGGGGGTTGAAGCAGTCTGCGTACTGGCTGCAAGGGAAACAATGACTAGGGCAATTGCTTAAGGTCATTTGAGACACATGATAAACACTGCCGGCGCGGTGCCGGTTGCAAGCCTGTGACCGGACAACTTGGCTGGAGGAGGTGGCGGTGAAGAACGAGATGAATATAGCCCTGATCCCGCCGGATAATATCCCGCCGCCCGGTGCGACGGATCTTGAGATCGCCCGGGCGGTGACGCCAAAACCCGTGATCGAGATTGCGGCGGAGCGGCTGGGCCTGCTGCCGCATCAGCTGATCCCCTATGGTCATTACAAAGCCAAGGTGGACTTGATGCAGCTCGATGTCAGCCAGCCAAGAGGTAAGCTGGTGCTGGTCACCGCCATGACCCCGACCCCTGCCGGGGAGGGGAAAACCACCACCAGTATTGGCCTCTGCGATGGCCTGAATGCGCTCGGGATCAATACCAGTGTTTGTCTGCGTGAGCCTTCACTCGGCCCTTGTTTCGGAATGAAGGGGGGCGCGGCTGGTGGCGGTCGGGCGCAGGCGATCCCGATGGAAGATCTCAACCTGCATTTTAACGGTGATTTTCATGCGGTGACGGTTGCCCACAACCTGCTGGTTTCCCTGATTGATAACCACTTGCACTGGGGCAATGAGCTGGCGCTCGACCCACGCCAGATCAGCTGGCGGCGGGTGATGGATCTTAATGAACGGGCGCTGCGCAATATTGTCTGTGGGTTAGGTGGCACCGCCCATGGGATACCGCGTGAGTCCGGGTTCGATATTACCGTGGCTTCGGAAATTATGGCGGTGTTGTGCCTGGCCGAAGATCTGCACGACCTCCAGCTGCGCCTCAGTGCGATGGTGATCGGAAGGCGGCGGGATGGCAGCGTGGTGACGGCGGGTGAGCTGGGCGCCGATGGTGCCCTGACCGTATTGCTGAAAGACGCCATGATGCCGAACCTGATCCAGAGCCTGGAGCACAACCCGGTGCTGGTGCATGGCGGTCCGTTTGCCAATATCGCCCATGGTTGCAGCTCGCTGATGGCGACCCGGACTGCGCTGGCCCTGACGGATGTGGTGATCACCGAAGCCGGTTTCGGGGCTGATCTCGGGGCTGAGAAGTTTTTGGATATCAAATGCCGGTTGTCGGGGTTGGCCCCGGATGCGGTGGTGCTGGTGTGTACGATCCGGGCGCTGAAAATGCAGGGCGGGATCGCCAAGGCTGATTTAGCCCTGCCCGATGTGGTGGCGGTGGAAGCCGGCTCGGTCAACCTGTTGCGTCATATCCGGAATGTGCAGCAGTTCGGCTTGACCCCGCTGGTTGTGGTGAACCGGTTTCCGACTGACAGCGATGAAGAGCTGGCAGTGATTCAGCGCTGCGGGCTCGCCTCCGGGGTACGGGTGGTGTCTGCCGAACACTGGGCTCGCGGCAGCGACGGGGCGCAGGCGCTGGCCCTGGCAGTGCAGGAGCAATTGTCTGCGCCGAAGCCTGAGCTGACCTTGCTTTATCCCGATGAGATGCCGCTGGATGAGAAAATCTATACCGTCGCGACCCGGATGTATGGCGCCGGGGAGGTGCAGTACAGCTCGGCGGCATACCGTCAGCTGGAGGAGATCCATCAGCTCGGATTCGGCCACCTGCCGGTCTGTATTGCCAAGACGCCGTACAGTTTTTCTTCAGAACCGGCGATCCTGGGTGCGCCGGTCAATCACACCCTGCCGGTACGAGAGCTGCGCCTGATGGCCGGGGCCGGGTTCGTGGTGGCGGTGTGCGGCGACATTATGACCATGCCGGGGCTGCCCCGTCACCCGGCGGCGCTGAATATCCGGCTGGATGAGCGGGGTGAGATTATCGGCTTGTGCTAACGGATTGTTACAGCACATGATGCCAGCGACCGGAGCGCTGAGCGCTTCAATCGGGCGAACACGTAGGGAAAGCAGATTGAATGGGGGAGATGAGGATGTCTGACGCGATGCAACTGCACCAGCAGTCGATCATTATTGACGGACTGGTCATTGCCAAATGGGACCGGGCGTTGTTTGAGGACATGGCCCGGGGCGGAGTGACTACGGCCAACTGTACCGTCTCCGTGTGGGAAGGGTTTCAGGCCACGGTTGATAATATCGTCGAGTTTAACCAGTTTTTCAACGAACATGATGACTTGATTAGGCCGGTTCGCAGCACCCGGGATATCTACCGGGCCAAGGAAGAAGGCAGAACCGGGGTGATACTCGGCTTTCAGAATGTCCAGGCGTTTGAAGATCAGCTCGGTTATATCGAGATCTTCAAACAGCTCGGGGTCGGGATCGCGCAAATGGCCTATAACACCCAGAACCTGGTCGGTACCGGCTGTTATGAGCGCGACGGCGGCCTGTCCGGGTTCGGCCATGAAGTGGTCGCGGAGATGAACCGGGTCGGCATCATGTGCGATTTGTCTCATGTCGGCGACAAAACCTCGCAGGAGGTGATCCTGGCGTCTGAAAAACCGGTCTGTTATTCCCACTGCCTGCCGCTCGGGCTTAAGGAGCACCCGCGCAATAAGTCGGATGAAGCTCTGAAGTTTATCGCCGATCACGGCGGGTTCATCGGTGTCACTATGTTTTCACCGTTTCTGAAAAACGGGATCCACTCCACCATTGAGGACTATGTCGAGGCGATTGACTACATCGTCAATCTGGTCGGGGAAGACTGCGTCGGGATCGGCACCGATTTTACCCAGGGCCAGGATCAGGCGTTCTTCGAGTGGCTGACCCATGACAAAGGGTATGCCCGGCGTTTAACCCGGTTCGGCGAAATCATCAACCCCAAAGGGATCCGTACCCTCGGTGAGTTTCCCAACCTGACCCGAGCGCTGCTGGCCCATGGCTGGTCGGAAAGCCGGGTGCAAAAAATCATGGGCGAGAACTGGGTGCGGGTGCTGAAAGATGTCTGGCATGAATAACCTGAAGGCCTGACTGCTGCTGCCGCTTGCGTTGCCGTGAAAGGAGAAACTGATGTCGATGCGATCACCGAACACCCACAGCCCGGAAGTGCCGATTGAAGTGGAGGACGAGACTGGGATCTGGCGAACCAACGGGCTGCCGATGCTGTATGTACCGCGCCATTTTCTGATCAATAACCATGACGCGGTGGAGAAGGCGCTGGGCATG
It encodes the following:
- a CDS encoding methylenetetrahydrofolate reductase, whose product is MKPDALQHPGWEHYEVDVEPTMRQLMAQASLEATPSQVLGLAAAPEWLMPGTRIYVPFLPKSRFEETLAACERLQQWGMVAIPHIPARAVPGEAQLSQWLTSLIGLGVYHILLIAGERATPAGPFANTLALLASGILAQFPLQGIGVAGHPEGHPVATLDELSDALIFKREYARANQVELWIVTQFSFDPDIVIHWLESYRELLGPVPVYLGMPGPTRLKNLLFYAAQCGVVASMAALRRNMNAAQLLKPWTPAPLVEAMARYQMMNPATPFRGIHLYPFGGLKQSAYWLQGKQ
- a CDS encoding DUF3316 domain-containing protein — encoded protein: MNKNLTIPALVFLGTLLSTGLAADHFESIDRYQRQNGTSTLRTDLVASKETAYQQGHQIKSALSRQSAYQLHRTLRVPVNRLDVRSVKIDDSYVTVQELSRDPGQIEYQGMVVVRYHYRTHADR
- a CDS encoding universal stress protein; this translates as MTYRHFLFPLAPKQALDAAFHQALHVANQVQARVTLLTVIEELAELADLSRYSVSTLSLLENATRECQKLLDQHVQQLQSQYPDIDFHTQVVTGVPYVEIIKSASQLQVDMIVIDAHRVHKESACQWGTSTRHLMRESEVPIWALHQQQETPKLDNILVSMDVTHVDNTALNEKLLQYAYEFALINEARLSLCHAWELESEGYLREWSRCSDLEIAVIAQQLRDVREDRLAQLMADYSRNRVPMQMIMLEGSAKTVLPEYINNHDIDLVIMGSLSRTGIAGFVMGNTAEFMLDKIQCSVLTLKPDRFRSPLLGDQG
- a CDS encoding glycine cleavage T C-terminal barrel domain-containing protein → MTKYDRRLLQARAGAARHESRVDQSHRRVPINLRQSGPTPVEMLISTRVRKSPYWHLSVEAGCWRATVYNRIYHPRGYVLPEDGGAMVEYDSLVNDVTMWNVAVERQIQVKGPDAEAFVDYVITRDATKIEPMHGKYVILCNDEGGILNDPVLLRLAEDEFWFSISDSDLEMWLRGVNIGKQFDVSIAEIDVAPVQIQGPRSEALMVDLFGSAVSEIPYYGLMEAEIAGCDVVISQTGFTGEKGYEIYCRNVTENAEKLWYTVLEAGKAHNLRVIAPAHHRRIAAGILSWGQDVDQETLPFQCNLAYQVPRNKAADYIGKAALEQARTQIEAGNPPFTLTMVGLVLGGEPVTDYANDFWLVYDEAEQAPLGYVSSPWYSPELQTNIALAHVPWTMRSVGNRFMVALPSEYGGELVAAEVVNVPFRPSVNPNSREVAKSRGSDFVD
- a CDS encoding formate--tetrahydrofolate ligase, producing the protein MKNEMNIALIPPDNIPPPGATDLEIARAVTPKPVIEIAAERLGLLPHQLIPYGHYKAKVDLMQLDVSQPRGKLVLVTAMTPTPAGEGKTTTSIGLCDGLNALGINTSVCLREPSLGPCFGMKGGAAGGGRAQAIPMEDLNLHFNGDFHAVTVAHNLLVSLIDNHLHWGNELALDPRQISWRRVMDLNERALRNIVCGLGGTAHGIPRESGFDITVASEIMAVLCLAEDLHDLQLRLSAMVIGRRRDGSVVTAGELGADGALTVLLKDAMMPNLIQSLEHNPVLVHGGPFANIAHGCSSLMATRTALALTDVVITEAGFGADLGAEKFLDIKCRLSGLAPDAVVLVCTIRALKMQGGIAKADLALPDVVAVEAGSVNLLRHIRNVQQFGLTPLVVVNRFPTDSDEELAVIQRCGLASGVRVVSAEHWARGSDGAQALALAVQEQLSAPKPELTLLYPDEMPLDEKIYTVATRMYGAGEVQYSSAAYRQLEEIHQLGFGHLPVCIAKTPYSFSSEPAILGAPVNHTLPVRELRLMAGAGFVVAVCGDIMTMPGLPRHPAALNIRLDERGEIIGLC
- a CDS encoding dipeptidase, producing the protein MSDAMQLHQQSIIIDGLVIAKWDRALFEDMARGGVTTANCTVSVWEGFQATVDNIVEFNQFFNEHDDLIRPVRSTRDIYRAKEEGRTGVILGFQNVQAFEDQLGYIEIFKQLGVGIAQMAYNTQNLVGTGCYERDGGLSGFGHEVVAEMNRVGIMCDLSHVGDKTSQEVILASEKPVCYSHCLPLGLKEHPRNKSDEALKFIADHGGFIGVTMFSPFLKNGIHSTIEDYVEAIDYIVNLVGEDCVGIGTDFTQGQDQAFFEWLTHDKGYARRLTRFGEIINPKGIRTLGEFPNLTRALLAHGWSESRVQKIMGENWVRVLKDVWHE